In a genomic window of Flavobacterium crassostreae:
- a CDS encoding thymidine kinase, translating to MFLENTVNHKEQFGWIEVICGSMFSGKTEELIRRLKRAQFAKQKVEIFKPELDTRYHQENVVSHDANAIRSTAVPAAANIAILAQGCAVVGIDEAQFFDDEIVKICNDLANQGIRVIVAGLDMDFKGNPFGPMPALMATAEYVTKVHAVCTRTGNLANYSFRKTANDKLVMLGETQEYEPLSRAAYYHAMRKDQEEKK from the coding sequence ATGTTTCTTGAAAATACGGTAAATCATAAAGAGCAATTTGGCTGGATTGAAGTTATCTGTGGTTCGATGTTTTCGGGCAAAACCGAAGAATTAATCCGCAGGCTCAAAAGAGCCCAATTTGCCAAGCAAAAAGTAGAAATTTTTAAACCCGAGCTAGATACGCGTTACCACCAAGAAAACGTAGTGTCTCACGATGCCAATGCAATCCGTTCTACGGCGGTGCCTGCTGCTGCTAATATTGCTATATTGGCACAAGGTTGTGCGGTAGTGGGTATTGATGAGGCGCAGTTTTTTGATGACGAAATTGTCAAAATCTGCAACGATCTTGCCAATCAAGGCATTCGTGTTATTGTGGCTGGGCTAGACATGGATTTTAAAGGAAATCCTTTTGGGCCTATGCCGGCATTGATGGCAACAGCCGAATATGTGACCAAAGTGCATGCTGTGTGTACCCGCACAGGAAATCTAGCAAACTATAGTTTTAGAAAAACAGCCAATGATAAATTGGTTATGTTAGGAGAAACCCAAGAGTATGAGCCGCTGAGTCGTGCGGCTTATTACCACGCTATGCGCAAAGATCAAGAAGAAAAGAAGTAA
- the rpoN gene encoding RNA polymerase factor sigma-54: MLKQFLNLKLSQKLSPQQIQLMKLIQLPTQAFEQRLLEEMNENPALESGKEDEYDADDFDKEQYDDYDDVDSDKIEAEDINIDEYLSDDATPDYKTQANNYSDDDEERESPLASPISFHQDLINQLNTFILEDSEREIAEFLVGSIDDMGYIRRSIPDIVDDMAFTQAIYTDQAMVERMLQVIHQLEPSGVGARDLQECLLLQLKHKTPSEYVALATAIIEDQFDAFTKKHYDKLIQKYNVSTEQLKKAIHEIERLNPKPGGAFTGNNKVTENVVPDFAIRIVDGALELTLNGRNAPSLHVSKDYQEMMQTYKDSKNKSGAQKDAVQFIKQKLDSAKWFIDAIRQRQETLFVTMNAIMHYQEEYFLDGDETKLKPMILKDIADLVGLDISTISRVANSKYVETPYGTKLIKEFFSEAMKNDQGEDVSTLEIKKILQNILEAEDKKKPYPDDQLAELLKEKGYPIARRTIAKYREQLDIPVARMRKKI; this comes from the coding sequence ATGCTAAAGCAATTCTTAAATTTAAAATTATCCCAAAAATTATCTCCACAGCAAATCCAGCTGATGAAGTTAATTCAATTGCCTACGCAAGCCTTTGAGCAACGTTTGTTAGAAGAAATGAACGAAAATCCTGCCCTCGAATCTGGCAAAGAAGACGAGTACGATGCCGATGATTTTGACAAAGAACAATACGACGATTATGACGATGTGGACTCGGATAAAATTGAGGCCGAAGACATCAATATCGACGAATACTTAAGTGACGATGCCACGCCAGACTACAAAACACAGGCAAACAATTATAGCGATGATGACGAAGAACGAGAGTCTCCATTAGCCTCTCCTATTAGTTTTCATCAGGATTTAATCAACCAATTAAATACCTTTATACTCGAGGATTCTGAACGAGAAATTGCAGAATTTTTGGTGGGTAGCATTGACGATATGGGCTACATCCGCAGGAGCATTCCAGATATTGTGGACGATATGGCCTTTACACAAGCCATTTACACAGACCAAGCAATGGTAGAGCGGATGTTGCAGGTAATACACCAATTGGAGCCTTCTGGAGTTGGCGCTCGTGATTTGCAGGAGTGTTTATTGCTGCAACTAAAACACAAAACACCCTCAGAATACGTGGCTTTGGCTACCGCTATTATTGAAGATCAATTTGATGCTTTTACAAAAAAACATTATGATAAATTGATCCAGAAATACAATGTATCTACCGAGCAATTAAAAAAAGCCATTCACGAAATTGAACGCTTAAACCCAAAACCTGGAGGTGCCTTTACTGGAAACAATAAAGTTACCGAAAATGTGGTTCCGGATTTTGCAATCCGAATTGTCGATGGTGCCCTGGAACTAACTTTAAACGGAAGAAACGCTCCTAGTCTACACGTATCCAAAGACTATCAGGAGATGATGCAGACCTATAAAGATTCTAAAAATAAATCTGGCGCTCAAAAAGATGCCGTACAGTTTATAAAACAAAAATTAGACTCTGCCAAATGGTTTATTGATGCTATCCGACAACGCCAAGAAACCTTATTTGTTACCATGAATGCCATTATGCATTACCAAGAAGAATACTTTTTGGATGGTGATGAAACCAAGCTAAAACCAATGATTTTAAAAGATATTGCGGATTTAGTAGGACTAGACATTTCTACCATATCTAGAGTAGCCAACAGCAAATATGTAGAAACGCCGTATGGAACAAAGTTAATTAAAGAGTTTTTCTCCGAAGCCATGAAAAACGATCAAGGGGAAGATGTTTCTACGCTTGAAATCAAAAAAATATTGCAGAACATTCTGGAAGCCGAAGACAAAAAGAAACCCTATCCAGACGACCAATTGGCCGAATTATTGAAAGAAAAAGGGTATCCAATTGCCCGAAGAACCATTGCCAAATATAGAGAACAACTCGATATTCCGGTGGCCAGGATGCGAAAGAAGATATAA
- the asnS gene encoding asparagine--tRNA ligase, producing the protein MRHTKVKDLLNSTTTLQEVNAKGWVRTFRNNQFIALNDGSTINNIQCVVDFENTPDEMLKRITTGAAVSVTGTLVESKGAGQKFEIQVAKLEILGDSDAEKFPIQPKNKPSLDFLRENAHLRVRTNIFGAIMRVRSVLSYAVHSYFQEKGFVYVNTPIITGSDAEGAGEMFKVTALPFDGTPRKEDGKVDYKEDFFGKETNLTVSGQLEGETFAMALGQVYTFGPTFRAENSNTSRHLAEFWMIEPEVAFNDLDDNMDLAEEFIQYVIKYTLEKCPEDLKFLETRLLEEEKAKPQAERSELALLDKLNFVLENNFKRVSYTEAIDILRNCTPNKKKKFNYIINEWGADLQSEHERYLVEKHFKCPVILFDYPANIKAFYMRLNEDGKTVRAMDILFPGIGEIVGGSQREERLDVLVEKMKALGIDEEELWWYLDTRRFGSAVHSGFGLGFERLVLFVTGMTNIRDVIPFPRTPMNAEF; encoded by the coding sequence ATGAGACATACAAAAGTTAAAGACTTACTAAACAGTACCACGACGCTACAGGAAGTAAATGCAAAAGGATGGGTAAGAACTTTTAGAAACAATCAATTTATTGCTTTGAATGATGGTTCTACCATCAACAATATACAATGTGTGGTGGATTTTGAGAATACTCCAGACGAGATGTTGAAGAGAATTACCACTGGTGCTGCCGTATCTGTTACTGGAACATTAGTTGAAAGCAAAGGTGCGGGTCAAAAATTTGAAATTCAGGTTGCTAAATTGGAGATTTTGGGCGATTCGGATGCGGAGAAATTTCCGATACAACCTAAGAACAAACCTAGCTTGGATTTTTTGCGTGAAAATGCGCATTTGCGTGTGCGTACCAATATTTTTGGGGCGATTATGCGTGTGCGTTCGGTATTGTCTTATGCGGTGCACAGCTATTTTCAGGAAAAAGGTTTTGTGTATGTAAACACGCCTATCATTACGGGATCTGATGCGGAGGGTGCCGGAGAGATGTTTAAGGTTACTGCGTTACCGTTTGATGGTACGCCCCGAAAGGAAGATGGAAAAGTGGATTATAAAGAAGATTTTTTTGGTAAAGAAACCAATTTGACTGTTTCTGGACAGCTTGAAGGAGAAACCTTTGCAATGGCTCTGGGACAGGTATATACTTTTGGCCCTACCTTTAGAGCGGAGAATTCGAATACTTCTAGGCATCTTGCGGAGTTTTGGATGATTGAGCCAGAGGTTGCTTTTAATGATTTGGATGACAATATGGATCTTGCAGAGGAGTTTATTCAATACGTGATTAAATACACGTTGGAGAAATGTCCGGAGGATTTGAAATTTTTGGAGACCCGTTTGTTAGAAGAAGAAAAAGCAAAACCTCAGGCGGAGAGAAGCGAGTTGGCTTTGTTGGATAAATTAAATTTTGTTTTAGAGAACAACTTCAAACGGGTTTCGTATACCGAAGCTATTGATATTTTAAGAAATTGTACGCCTAATAAAAAGAAAAAATTTAACTACATCATTAATGAATGGGGTGCGGATTTGCAATCTGAACACGAGCGTTATTTGGTAGAAAAACACTTTAAATGCCCCGTAATTTTGTTTGATTATCCTGCAAATATCAAAGCGTTTTACATGCGTTTGAACGAAGATGGCAAAACGGTACGTGCTATGGATATTCTTTTTCCGGGTATTGGCGAAATTGTAGGCGGTTCTCAAAGAGAGGAACGTTTGGATGTTTTGGTCGAAAAAATGAAAGCCTTAGGGATTGATGAAGAAGAATTGTGGTGGTATTTAGATACCAGAAGATTCGGATCTGCGGTTCACTCTGGTTTTGGACTTGGTTTTGAAAGATTGGTATTGTTTGTTACAGGTATGACCAACATCCGTGACGTAATTCCATTTCCGAGAACACCAATGAATGCGGAATTTTAG
- a CDS encoding RNA methyltransferase, translated as MSDNFTTEYFGIGIQNGKTPENLGVLWRTAQNLGASYIFTIGNRYAKQACDTHNAVKSIPYFHYQTFEDFYNNLPKGARLVGVELDDTAEDLETFAHPRRCVYLLGAEDNGLSKKAIEKCHYLVKFKSEKSLNVSVAGSIVLYDRGLDKPRS; from the coding sequence ATGAGTGATAATTTTACAACCGAGTATTTTGGCATTGGCATCCAAAACGGAAAAACCCCCGAAAACTTAGGTGTTTTATGGCGTACGGCTCAAAACCTAGGAGCCAGTTACATTTTTACCATAGGCAACCGCTATGCCAAACAAGCCTGCGACACCCATAATGCCGTCAAATCCATCCCGTATTTTCATTACCAAACCTTCGAAGATTTTTATAACAACCTCCCCAAAGGCGCCCGCTTAGTAGGTGTAGAGCTTGATGATACCGCAGAAGATCTAGAAACTTTTGCACATCCCAGACGTTGCGTCTATCTATTAGGAGCCGAAGATAACGGACTCTCCAAAAAAGCCATCGAAAAATGCCATTATTTGGTCAAATTCAAGTCCGAAAAAAGTTTGAACGTTTCTGTGGCAGGAAGTATCGTGCTTTATGATAGAGGACTTGATAAACCCAGGTCCTAA
- a CDS encoding mechanosensitive ion channel family protein: MNEQVLVANKYLDKITSLGYEYIPKVIGAILVLLIGLWVTKLITKKLRQTLTKSKIDQSLVPFLSSMVAILLKVVIAITVMGMVGIQMTSFVAILGAAGLAVGLALSGTLQNFAGGVIILILKPFKIGDLVEAQGFLGIVKEITIFSTILNTLDHKLVIVPNGPLSTGALVNYSAEPIRRVDWTFGIAYGDDVESFKKAINQFISEDARILKEPASFIGLSELGDSSVNFTVRAWTSGADYWDVFFEMNEKVYTKFSDYGLNIPFPQMDVHVQNNK, translated from the coding sequence ATGAACGAACAAGTTTTAGTTGCAAACAAGTATCTGGATAAAATAACTAGCTTGGGCTACGAGTATATCCCAAAAGTAATAGGCGCCATACTGGTACTACTAATTGGCTTATGGGTCACTAAATTAATTACCAAAAAACTCCGACAAACCTTAACCAAATCCAAAATAGACCAATCTCTGGTGCCCTTTTTGTCCAGCATGGTGGCGATACTTTTAAAGGTCGTGATTGCCATTACGGTAATGGGTATGGTAGGGATACAAATGACTTCTTTTGTTGCCATTTTGGGTGCTGCGGGCTTAGCCGTTGGATTGGCATTGTCTGGAACCCTACAGAACTTTGCTGGAGGGGTGATTATCTTGATCCTAAAACCGTTTAAAATTGGAGACCTTGTAGAGGCACAAGGTTTTTTGGGTATCGTAAAAGAAATTACCATTTTCTCTACTATATTAAATACTCTGGATCATAAATTAGTTATTGTTCCAAATGGGCCTCTTTCTACGGGTGCTCTTGTAAACTATTCTGCAGAACCAATCCGAAGAGTGGACTGGACCTTTGGGATTGCTTATGGAGATGATGTAGAAAGTTTTAAGAAAGCCATTAACCAGTTTATCTCCGAAGATGCTCGAATTTTAAAAGAGCCCGCTAGTTTTATTGGACTATCCGAACTGGGAGATAGTTCGGTGAATTTTACTGTTAGAGCATGGACCTCTGGAGCGGATTATTGGGATGTGTTTTTTGAAATGAATGAAAAAGTGTATACTAAATTTTCTGATTATGGACTCAATATTCCTTTTCCACAAATGGATGTTCATGTTCAGAACAACAAATAA
- a CDS encoding efflux RND transporter permease subunit: MKKRLKVGFWELIARIVLKNRLAILGVIFLITVFLALQWKNIQFSFTEANLLPDNNEVNNQYHAFLEQFGEEGNLIVVGVKDDTFFTPKAFAAWNQLMTSIKAQKEVDVVVSIHDLKQLQKNDSLQSFEAVSFVDPTKTNSQDYLNSLRKELFTNMPFYEGLLFNKKNGTIRSAIYLDKKIVNTAHRKEYIVKDFIPKITAFENETGIDLRVSGMPYIRTLNAISIVNEIGLFIGVSLLLTSLIFFFFFRSFRATLIAILIVVVGVMWTFGLLGLFHYQITVLTALVPTLVIVIGIPNCIFLTNKYQQEYSVHGNKAKALQRVITKVGTATLMTNLTTAAGFATFIITSSQLLKEFGIISSLSIVALFFLCLIVIPIYYSYQPVPKPKHLEHLNRNYTRVFIQWIEKTVKYKRRYVYLVALFLFLVSIIGAFKIKTSGSLIEDMPKNTGFYTDILFFEKEFEGIMPLEITVDTKRKKGVMKLSTLRKMDELQKTIEEIPELSKPISILNLVKYTKQAYYNGNPEYYELPTSQEKSFILSYAKNGVKSNTTNLMKSYVDSTGQVARITTFMRDIGTGNMAKIEEKLWDKANQIFPKDRYHVVMTGKALVFEKGTQYLLDNLVTSLLFAVLLISLLMVFMFRSFKMVVVSLIPNLLPLFITAGLMGYFGIPLKPSTILVFSIAFGLSVDDTIHFLAQYRQELANNNWKIKKSVFATIKESGISMFYTSVVLFTGFSVFLLSDFGGTVALGGLIAITLAFGMLSNLMLLPCLVLTLNKSLANAQEFIEPKIDVLSHTQDNDDTEY; this comes from the coding sequence ATGAAAAAAAGATTAAAAGTAGGTTTCTGGGAACTCATTGCCAGGATTGTACTTAAAAACAGACTTGCTATACTCGGTGTTATTTTTTTAATAACTGTTTTCTTGGCATTACAATGGAAAAACATTCAGTTTTCATTCACAGAGGCCAACTTACTGCCAGACAACAACGAAGTTAACAACCAATACCATGCTTTTTTAGAACAATTTGGCGAAGAAGGAAACCTTATTGTGGTTGGTGTAAAAGACGACACTTTTTTTACACCCAAAGCTTTTGCGGCTTGGAACCAGTTAATGACCTCTATTAAAGCACAAAAAGAAGTAGACGTAGTGGTGTCTATACACGATTTAAAGCAACTACAAAAAAACGATTCTTTACAAAGCTTTGAAGCCGTTTCGTTTGTAGATCCTACAAAAACAAATAGCCAAGATTATTTAAATAGCCTCCGGAAAGAGTTGTTTACAAACATGCCTTTTTATGAAGGATTGCTTTTTAACAAAAAAAACGGAACCATTCGTTCTGCCATTTATTTAGACAAAAAAATTGTCAATACGGCACATCGCAAAGAGTATATAGTAAAGGATTTTATCCCTAAAATAACTGCCTTTGAAAACGAAACAGGTATTGATTTGCGGGTTTCAGGAATGCCTTACATCCGTACGCTCAATGCCATTAGTATTGTAAATGAAATTGGTTTGTTTATTGGCGTTTCTTTATTACTGACTTCTTTAATATTTTTCTTCTTTTTTAGATCTTTTAGAGCCACCTTAATTGCTATCTTGATTGTTGTAGTTGGGGTGATGTGGACCTTTGGTTTGTTAGGTTTGTTTCATTATCAAATTACGGTACTTACTGCCTTGGTGCCTACCTTGGTGATTGTAATTGGTATTCCAAATTGCATTTTTTTGACCAACAAATACCAGCAAGAATACAGTGTGCATGGTAATAAAGCCAAAGCATTACAACGCGTAATTACTAAGGTTGGAACCGCTACTCTAATGACCAACTTGACCACCGCAGCGGGATTTGCTACCTTTATTATCACCAGTAGCCAACTGCTCAAAGAGTTTGGTATTATTTCGTCATTGAGTATTGTAGCTCTATTCTTTTTGTGTTTGATTGTTATTCCTATCTATTATAGCTACCAGCCCGTACCAAAACCCAAACATCTAGAACATTTAAACCGCAATTACACCCGTGTTTTTATTCAATGGATTGAAAAAACCGTTAAATACAAAAGACGTTACGTGTATCTAGTTGCTTTATTTTTGTTTTTGGTAAGCATCATTGGCGCTTTTAAAATAAAAACCTCCGGAAGTTTGATTGAAGACATGCCAAAGAATACCGGTTTTTATACGGATATTTTATTTTTTGAAAAAGAGTTTGAAGGAATTATGCCTCTAGAGATTACCGTAGATACCAAACGGAAAAAAGGAGTTATGAAACTCTCTACTCTAAGAAAAATGGACGAACTTCAAAAAACCATCGAAGAAATTCCGGAGCTATCCAAACCGATATCTATTCTGAACTTGGTTAAATACACCAAACAAGCCTATTATAATGGCAATCCAGAATATTATGAATTGCCCACCTCTCAAGAAAAAAGTTTTATTTTAAGCTATGCCAAAAATGGCGTCAAAAGCAACACTACCAACCTAATGAAAAGTTATGTAGACAGCACCGGACAAGTAGCCCGAATTACCACTTTTATGCGAGATATAGGCACGGGTAACATGGCCAAGATCGAAGAGAAACTTTGGGACAAAGCCAACCAAATTTTCCCAAAAGACCGGTACCATGTAGTGATGACAGGAAAAGCATTGGTTTTTGAGAAAGGAACCCAATATTTGTTAGACAATCTCGTAACCTCTTTGTTGTTTGCTGTGCTACTGATCTCTTTGCTAATGGTTTTTATGTTCCGTTCTTTTAAAATGGTAGTGGTATCCTTAATACCTAATTTGCTGCCGTTGTTTATTACAGCCGGATTGATGGGTTATTTTGGCATTCCGTTAAAACCCTCTACTATATTGGTCTTTAGTATTGCCTTTGGATTATCGGTAGATGACACCATTCACTTTTTGGCACAATACCGGCAAGAACTTGCTAATAATAACTGGAAAATTAAAAAATCCGTTTTTGCTACTATTAAAGAATCCGGAATAAGCATGTTTTACACCTCGGTAGTATTGTTTACTGGTTTTTCGGTATTCTTGCTTTCTGATTTTGGAGGAACAGTAGCCCTCGGAGGATTAATTGCCATTACGCTTGCTTTTGGAATGCTATCCAACCTAATGTTGTTGCCTTGTTTGGTACTAACATTAAATAAATCCTTGGCCAATGCGCAAGAATTCATAGAACCAAAAATTGATGTTTTGAGTCATACGCAAGACAACGACGATACGGAGTACTAA
- a CDS encoding cation:proton antiporter, which yields MDLKKYKNSLFYFGVTGGFGALIYWIVQRGKALEKSNNLMVASTGHSSWNDFIDSMQHNFQDPLAILLAQIVMIILVARLFGWIFKKIGQPTVIGEIIAGIVLGPSLVGMYFPEFSAALFPVESLGNLKFLSQIGLILFMFVIGMELDIKVLKNKASEAVVISHASIVIPFALGIGLSYFVYNKFAPQGVAFLSFSLFMGIAMSITAFPVLARIVQERGIHKTKLGAIVITCAAADDITAWCLLAVVIAIVKAGDFIGSLYVISLAVVYVLAMIFIVKPFLKRIGDLYGSKDSIGKPVMAIFFLFLILSSYATEVIGIHALFGAFMMGAIMPDVSKFRMIFIEKVEDVAVILLLPLFFVFTGLKTEVGLINDAYLWKVTGAIIMVAVIGKFIGSALAAKFVGQNWKDSLTIGALMNTRGLMELIVLNIGLELKVLTPEVFTMMVIMALVTTFMTGPALDLIDFVFKNKNTSIEEELPDTNKYRILVSFGNNEKGKSLLRLANGFIKKQKTSSTITALHLTLSEELHSFNMEEKEKDSFEPIFEESEQLNLEIDTIFKVTTDIETEITDLANQGEYDLLLVGLGKSIFEGTLLGKVIGFTTRIINPDRLIDKFTGKEGLFENTPFDERTRQIVTKTKMPLGILIDKEFQNIDHIFIPLFKSEDAFLIDYAQKLIHNNNSKVVLLDLNNHIQSNFVLQSAIASLEQKHADNIAVIPGKTVDLAFLEKQDLMLISLESWKSLLDSNNDWLVGVPSVLIIKP from the coding sequence ATGGATTTAAAAAAGTACAAAAACAGCTTGTTTTATTTTGGCGTTACCGGAGGGTTTGGCGCCTTAATTTATTGGATAGTCCAAAGAGGGAAAGCTTTAGAGAAAAGCAACAATCTAATGGTTGCCTCCACAGGGCATAGTTCTTGGAATGATTTTATAGATTCTATGCAGCACAATTTTCAAGATCCCTTGGCCATACTTTTGGCACAGATAGTCATGATAATATTGGTAGCACGATTGTTTGGTTGGATTTTCAAAAAAATTGGACAACCTACCGTAATTGGCGAAATCATTGCCGGAATTGTTTTAGGTCCCTCCTTGGTAGGAATGTATTTTCCGGAGTTTTCGGCGGCCTTATTCCCGGTAGAATCGTTGGGCAATTTAAAATTTTTGAGTCAAATAGGATTAATTCTTTTCATGTTTGTGATCGGGATGGAATTGGATATAAAGGTTTTAAAAAACAAAGCCAGCGAAGCAGTTGTTATCAGCCATGCCAGTATTGTGATTCCTTTTGCATTAGGCATAGGCCTGTCTTATTTTGTTTATAATAAATTTGCGCCACAAGGAGTTGCTTTTTTGTCCTTTAGTTTGTTTATGGGAATAGCCATGAGCATAACGGCCTTTCCGGTACTGGCACGCATTGTGCAAGAGAGAGGGATCCATAAAACAAAACTCGGCGCTATTGTAATCACCTGTGCTGCCGCAGATGATATCACCGCTTGGTGTTTGTTAGCAGTAGTAATTGCTATTGTAAAAGCAGGAGATTTTATAGGATCCTTGTACGTAATCTCCTTAGCGGTAGTATATGTCCTGGCGATGATTTTTATTGTAAAACCCTTTTTAAAAAGAATTGGAGATTTATACGGATCCAAAGACAGTATTGGCAAACCAGTGATGGCAATCTTCTTTTTGTTTTTAATTTTGTCCTCTTACGCTACAGAAGTAATCGGTATTCATGCCCTATTTGGCGCCTTTATGATGGGTGCAATCATGCCAGATGTGTCTAAATTTAGAATGATTTTTATAGAAAAAGTAGAAGACGTAGCCGTAATTTTACTCTTGCCTTTATTTTTTGTTTTTACGGGTTTAAAAACCGAAGTAGGCTTGATCAATGATGCGTACTTATGGAAAGTGACAGGAGCTATTATTATGGTTGCCGTGATCGGAAAATTTATAGGTAGTGCCTTGGCAGCCAAATTTGTAGGACAAAACTGGAAAGATAGTTTGACCATAGGTGCCTTGATGAATACCAGAGGACTAATGGAATTAATTGTTTTAAACATAGGGCTTGAGCTCAAAGTACTCACACCAGAGGTGTTTACGATGATGGTGATTATGGCCTTAGTAACTACCTTTATGACTGGACCTGCCTTAGATTTGATAGATTTTGTATTTAAAAACAAAAACACCTCTATAGAAGAAGAATTGCCGGACACCAATAAGTACCGTATTTTGGTTTCTTTTGGAAACAACGAAAAAGGAAAATCTCTTTTGCGATTAGCCAATGGATTCATAAAAAAACAAAAAACCAGCTCGACCATTACTGCCCTACACTTAACCCTTAGTGAGGAATTGCACTCTTTCAACATGGAAGAAAAAGAGAAAGATAGCTTTGAACCTATATTTGAAGAGTCCGAACAACTCAACCTTGAAATTGATACCATCTTCAAAGTAACCACAGATATTGAGACCGAAATTACGGATCTAGCCAACCAAGGCGAGTATGATTTGTTGTTGGTTGGTTTAGGAAAATCTATTTTTGAAGGAACACTATTGGGCAAAGTCATTGGATTTACCACCAGAATTATAAACCCAGATCGGTTGATTGATAAATTTACCGGAAAAGAAGGGTTGTTCGAAAACACTCCTTTTGACGAAAGAACCCGGCAAATTGTAACCAAAACCAAAATGCCCTTAGGGATTTTAATTGATAAAGAATTTCAGAATATTGACCATATTTTTATCCCTCTATTTAAGTCCGAAGATGCTTTTTTGATAGATTATGCCCAAAAACTAATTCATAACAACAACTCTAAGGTCGTGTTGTTGGATCTTAACAACCACATTCAGAGTAATTTTGTGTTGCAAAGCGCAATAGCCTCTTTAGAACAAAAACATGCAGACAACATTGCAGTTATACCCGGCAAAACAGTAGACTTGGCTTTTTTAGAGAAACAAGATTTAATGCTCATTAGTCTAGAGAGTTGGAAATCGCTTTTGGATTCCAATAATGACTGGTTGGTAGGAGTGCCTTCTGTATTAATAATTAAACCCTAA